A genomic window from Tachyglossus aculeatus isolate mTacAcu1 chromosome 9, mTacAcu1.pri, whole genome shotgun sequence includes:
- the SLC25A27 gene encoding mitochondrial uncoupling protein 4 isoform X1 has translation MSPSKDEERRWSLAERWPRGSRFLLSCCAAIVAELATFPLDLTKTRLQIQGEAALAHYGEPSGGSIPYRGMLRTAMGIVQEEGFLKLWQGVTPAIYRHLVYSGGRMVTYEYLRESVLGKSEDKHFPLWKAVMGGMIAGVIGQFFANPADLVKVQMQMEGKRKLEGKPSRFRGVHHAFAKIVTEGGLRGLWAGWVPNVQRAALVNMGDLTTYDSVKHFLLQNTSLQDNILTHSLSSLCSGLVAATLGTPADVIKSRIMNQPRDKQGRGLLYKSSIDCLIQAIKGEGFMSLYKGFVPSWMRMVKSVFSL, from the exons ATGTCCCCCTCGAAGGACGAAGAGAGGCGTTGGTCCCTGGCAGAGAGATGGCCCAGAGGAAGCAGGTTCCTCCTCTCCTGCTGCGCAGCCATCGTGGCCGAGCtag CAACCTTTCCGCTCGACCTCACAAAAACTCGACTTCAAATTCAAGGGGAAGCTGCTCTTGCTCATTATGGAGAACCATCAGGAGGCAGCATTCCCTATCGGGGCATGCTGCGTACAGCCATGGGAATAGTTCAAGAAGAAGGCTTTCTGAAGCTTTGGCAGGGGGTAACGCCTGCCATTTACAGACATTTAG TTTACTCTGGTGGGCGTATGGTTACCTATGAATATCTTCGGGAATCGGTGCTGGGCAAAAGTGAAGATAAGCATTTTCCCCTTTG GAAAGCAGTCATGGGAGGGATGATCGCTGGTGTCATTGGTCAGTTTTTTGCCAACCCTGCTGATCTAGTGAAGGTTCAAATGCAAATGGAGGGAAAGCGGAAACTTGAAGGGAAACCATCCCG ATTCCGTGGCGTGCATCACGCATTTGCCAAAATTGTGACAGAGGGTGGACTCCGTGGTCTCTGGGCAGGCTGGGTGCCCAATGTTCAGAGGGCAGCCCTGGTAAACATGGGAG ATTTGACCACTTATGATTCAGTGAAACACTTCTTACTGCAGAACACATCACTTCAGGACAACATTTTGACTCATAGCTTATCCAg TTTATGTTCTGGATTGGTTGCTGCTACTCTGGGAACTCCAGCCGATGTCATCAAGAGTCGAATAATGAATCAACCCAGAGATAAACAAGGAAG GGGACTGTTGTATAAATCCTCTATTGACTGCTTGATACAGGCTATAAAAGGTGAAGGATTCATGAGCCTGTATAAAGGCTTTGTACCATCTTGGATGCGAATGGTAAAATCAGTATTTTCTCTATGA
- the SLC25A27 gene encoding mitochondrial uncoupling protein 4 isoform X2, translating to MSPSKDEERRWSLAERWPRGSRFLLSCCAAIVAELATFPLDLTKTRLQIQGEAALAHYGEPSGGSIPYRGMLRTAMGIVQEEGFLKLWQGVTPAIYRHLVYSGGRMVTYEYLRESVLGKSEDKHFPLWKAVMGGMIAGVIGQFFANPADLVKVQMQMEGKRKLEGKPSRFRGVHHAFAKIVTEGGLRGLWAGWVPNVQRAALVNMGDLTTYDSVKHFLLQNTSLQDNILTHSLSSLCSGLVAATLGTPADVIKSRIMNQPRDKQGRGLLYKSSIDCLIQAIKGEGFMSLYKGFVPSWMRMTPWSLVFWLTYEEIRKISGVSPF from the exons ATGTCCCCCTCGAAGGACGAAGAGAGGCGTTGGTCCCTGGCAGAGAGATGGCCCAGAGGAAGCAGGTTCCTCCTCTCCTGCTGCGCAGCCATCGTGGCCGAGCtag CAACCTTTCCGCTCGACCTCACAAAAACTCGACTTCAAATTCAAGGGGAAGCTGCTCTTGCTCATTATGGAGAACCATCAGGAGGCAGCATTCCCTATCGGGGCATGCTGCGTACAGCCATGGGAATAGTTCAAGAAGAAGGCTTTCTGAAGCTTTGGCAGGGGGTAACGCCTGCCATTTACAGACATTTAG TTTACTCTGGTGGGCGTATGGTTACCTATGAATATCTTCGGGAATCGGTGCTGGGCAAAAGTGAAGATAAGCATTTTCCCCTTTG GAAAGCAGTCATGGGAGGGATGATCGCTGGTGTCATTGGTCAGTTTTTTGCCAACCCTGCTGATCTAGTGAAGGTTCAAATGCAAATGGAGGGAAAGCGGAAACTTGAAGGGAAACCATCCCG ATTCCGTGGCGTGCATCACGCATTTGCCAAAATTGTGACAGAGGGTGGACTCCGTGGTCTCTGGGCAGGCTGGGTGCCCAATGTTCAGAGGGCAGCCCTGGTAAACATGGGAG ATTTGACCACTTATGATTCAGTGAAACACTTCTTACTGCAGAACACATCACTTCAGGACAACATTTTGACTCATAGCTTATCCAg TTTATGTTCTGGATTGGTTGCTGCTACTCTGGGAACTCCAGCCGATGTCATCAAGAGTCGAATAATGAATCAACCCAGAGATAAACAAGGAAG GGGACTGTTGTATAAATCCTCTATTGACTGCTTGATACAGGCTATAAAAGGTGAAGGATTCATGAGCCTGTATAAAGGCTTTGTACCATCTTGGATGCGAATG ACTCCCTGGTCACTGGTATTCTGGCTTACATACGAAGAAATCAGAAAGATCAGTGGAGTTAGTCCATTTTAA